A stretch of the Ostrea edulis chromosome 9, xbOstEdul1.1, whole genome shotgun sequence genome encodes the following:
- the LOC125659177 gene encoding fibropellin-1-like, translated as MAESKHLLLLLLWMITIQVALGKITFFMHIDEVKSPGNKLHGGGCCQGVTGTHCTKLCKPVLTICLKDNTHTCISSFTTTLDMRQQTVTYGSKVGNTSNPQFLEVDSWKKYLDKISVTVSDMGPSSTALIYQTKFSDYSLKIGNNILSQNWRQKKLAASYFLDHNAFSLQITYKAYCSEGYYGPDCTAHCPGNPKKCVVNGHTYCKMGWRGTNCDQDINECSTHNFCSHGKCRNTIGSFHCTCPPSVYGRRCQLDEDECLLKPCNGGECVNKVGSYQCQCKAGTTGRNCESLTAHSCSGNTCNHHGTCSVQHHKAVCTCDTEYSGTDCSVRDFCKSNICQHNSTCVNGPTNYTCYCPKGYAGQYCGQRHCLEDTCNGHGMCYNIIGSNHQNLVCECYEGWSGSACQSYNYCHNVNCSNRGKCFTGNNDFVCVCDSGFSGKICESAQFCKSSSCVAPKLCKEALKGYTCECPNGLAGNNCDRLDHCLKHPCGDHGICEDMETGYNCSCYSGWTGALCAEIDHCRNASCQNGAVCSNNVFNYTCVCQDGYYGSLCEHRDFCYFNPCINNGSCYNHAKMFTCSCPSEWTGHRCEKENYCYTTQPCANHARCFQVESKVMCPCLTGWTGKNCTVTDYCYNSPCGSNGSCENTEDAYYCNCDPKWTGKNCETYACENDTCVHGNCRAGNKTLYACDCEPGWIGYECDILDPCENVTCENGGKCETLLLTTQSNSNSSLTGWQNIVNTTTSCKCSTGWEGDACQIDIDECLAHHPCHGHGSCINTRGGYRCTCDRGFSGMKCEVNIDECESDPCHNNATCADGIDSFKCSCSSFFSGELCDEDVDECLYFVCGSHGTCVNTFGNYRCTCAPSWTGRHCEKHITSCSLDPCKNNATCFDVEDTYFCTCGKEFTGRHCDIDVNECQLFSPCKNGATCMNTYGSFHCSCPKGWSGEFCNANVNECETNPCPHNTTCIDKVNGFECQDCSTFQCLNGGKCVDTEVGPVCHCSEDWTGSNCSQKNFCKNDPCEVLHVCINTKHAYLCQFHPCKSSPCQNNGSCLERDDSYYCACQSGWKGTLCDDKDYCAENVCKNNGTCENGDFSFHCKCANNWFGKHCEMFDFCHSDPCGNGGICQNMLDTYICKCPQGWEGKNCEIFNHCYNLPCMNNGICNNHNSSYSCDCQREWKGMNCEEYNYCFNSPCLNNATCRNEKDSFFCSCSPGYLGKTCNVFDQCLSQPCKNNGTCIMNQTSYECRCHGGYIGLQCENDQNECKMDLCPPKSSCYNKDGGYLCIWERRRKRESINRNQKHGVLELPFSTDKTDTETSVINAHRLLEKTFCPSNSSMFEPLSLHLQRNGKFYLHFNVRCK; from the exons GTTGCTCTTGGGAAAATCACTTTCTTTATGCACATAGACGAGGTGAAAAGTCCAGGAAATAAACTCCATGGCGGTGGGTGTTGTCAGGGTGTAACAGGTACTCACTGTACCAAGTTATGTAAGCCTGTCCTCACTATATGTCTCAA GGACAACACTCACACCTGTATCTCTAGTTTTACCACAACCTTGGACATGCGTCAACAGACTGTCACATACGGATCTAAAGTTGGCAATACAAGCAATCCACAATTTTTGGAAGTGGACAGttgg AAAAAATACCTTGACAAGATATCGGTGACTGTATCAGATATGGGACCTTCATCTACAGCACTGATCTACCAGACCAAGTTTTCTGATTACAGTCTTAAGATAGGgaacaacatactgtcacaaaATTGGCGACAGAAGAAATTAGCGGCCAGCTATTTTTTGGATCACAATGCTTTCTC ATTACAGATAACTTACAAAGCGTACTGTTCTGAGGGCTACTACGGGCCAGACTGTACCGCTCACTGTCCTGGTAATCCAAAGAAGTGTGTGGTCAACGGACATACCTACTGTAAAATGG GATGGCGTGGTACTAACTGTGATCAAGACATTAACGAATGCTCTACACACAATTTCTGCAGTCATGGTAAATGTAGAAATACTATTGGTAGTTTTCACTGTACCTGTCCTCCCTCAGTGTATGGTCGGAGGTGTCAACTTGATGAGGATGAATGTTTACTGAAGCCCTGTAATGGTGGAGAGTGTGTTAATAAAGTCGGAAGTTACCAGTGTCAATGTAAGGCGGGAACCACTGGTAGAAATTGCGAATCTTTAACGGCTCATTCATGCTCCGGCAACACTTGTAATCACCATGGAACGTGCAGTGTTCAACATCATAAGGCTGTGTGTACGTGTGATACAGAATACTCTGGGACGGATTGCTCCGTGAGAGACTTTTGTAAAAGCAATATCTGTCAACATAATTCCACGTGTGTTAATGGCCCAACAAATTATACCTGTTACTGTCCGAAGGGCTATGCGGGTCAATATTGTGGACAACGACATTGTTTGGAAGACACTTGTAACGGTCATGGGATGTGCTACAATATTATAGGATCAAATCATCAGAATTTGGTATGTGAATGCTATGAGGGATGGTCTGGTTCCGCGTGTCAGTCTTACAACTATTGTCACAATGTGAATTGCTCTAATCGCGGAAAGTGTTTCACAGGAAATAATGACTTCGTTTGTGTGTGTGATTCCGGATTTTCGGGCAAGATTTGTGAATCGGCTCAGTTTTGTAAATCTTCATCTTGCGTTGCTCCAAAGCTATGTAAGGAGGCCTTAAAGGGTTATACTTGTGAATGTCCAAATGGATTAGCTGGAAACAACTGTGACCGACTCGATCATTGCTTGAAACATCCATGTGGGGATCACGGTATTTGTGAAGATATGGAAACTGGATATAATTGCTCTTGTTACTCAGGGTGGACGGGCGCTTTATGTGCCGAAATTGATCACTGTAGAAATGCTTCGTGTCAGAATGGCGCTGTTTGTAGCAACAATGTATTTAACTACACTTGTGTTTGCCAGGACGGTTATTACGGCTCACTATGTGAACACCGCGACTTCTGTTACTTCAACCCATGTATTAATAACGGCTCGTGTTATAATCATGCAAAAATGTTTACATGTTCGTGTCCCAGCGAATGGACAGGACACCGCTGCGAAAAGGAAAATTATTGCTATACCACTCAGCCATGTGCAAATCATGCCCGATGCTTTCAAGTTGAATCAAAAGTAATGTGCCCCTGCTTAACAGGATGGACAGGAAAAAACTGCACAGTTACAGATTATTGCTATAACTCTCCATGTGGTTCCAACGGGTCTTGTGAGAACACGGAGGACGCCTACTATTGTAATTGCGATCCGAAGTGGACAGGGAAAAACTGTGAAACGTACGCCTGTGAAAACGATACTTGTGTTCACGGGAATTGTCGCGCCGGTAATAAAACTCTCTATGCTTGTGATTGTGAGCCTGGCTGGATAGGGTATGAATGTGATATTTTAGATCCTTGTGAAAATGTAACTTGTGAAAATGGGGGGAAGTGTGAAACACTTTTATTGACAACACAGTCAAATTCAAACTCTTCCCTCACCGGATGGCAAAACATTGTCAATACTACCACATCGTGCAAATGTTCCACGGGATGGGAAGGAGACGCATGTCAGATAGATATCGATGAGTGTCTAGCACACCACCCTTGTCATGGACACGGTTCATGTATCAACACACGAGGGGGGTATAGATGTACCTGTGATCGTGGTTTCTCTGGTATGAAATGTGAAGTGAACATTGACGAGTGTGAATCTGATCCATGCCATAACAATGCGACATGTGCTGATGGTATTGACAGTTTCAAATGTTCATGTTCTTCGTTCTTCTCAGGAGAGTTGTGTGATGAAGATGTTGATGAGTGTCTGTATTTCGTATGTGGGTCCCATGGAACATGCGTAAATACGTTTGGTAATTACAGATGCACATGCGCTCCTAGCTGGACTGGTCGCCATTGTGAAAAACACATCACGTCATGTTCCCTTGACCCGTGTAAAAATAATGCAACATGCTTTGATGTAGAAGATACTTACTTCTGCACATGTGGCAAAGAATTTACTGGTCGTCACTGTGATATTGATGTTAACGAATGCCAACTATTTTCTCCTTGCAAAAACGGTGCAACTTGTATGAATACGTATGGATCTTTCCATTGTTCTTGTCCAAAGGGATGGAGTGGagaattttgtaatgcaaatgtaaatgaatgtgaaaCTAATCCTTGTCCTCATAATACTACTTGTATAGACAAGGTCAATGGCTTTGAATGTCAGGATTGTTCCACATTTCAGTGTCTCAATGGCGGGAAATGTGTTGATACTGAGGTAGGACCGGTGTGTCACTGTTCCGAGGACTGGACCGGTAGTAACTGTAGTCAAAAGAACTTCTGTAAAAACGATCCATGTGAAGTGCTCCACGTCTGTATCAACACAAAACATGCGTATCTCTGCCAGTTCCACCCTTGCAAAAGTTCCCCATGTCAAAATAACGGCAGTTGCTTGGAAAGGGACGATAGTTATTATTGTGCATGTCAATCGGGATGGAAAGGGACACTTTGTGACGACAAGGACTACTGCGCAGAAAATGTTTGCAAAAACAACGGAACCTGTGAGAATGGAGACTTCTCCTTCCATTGCAAATGTGCGAACAATTGGTTCGGAAAGCATTGCGAGATGTTTGACTTCTGTCACTCTGATCCCTGTGGAAACGGTGGAATTTGTCAAAATATGCTAGATACTTATATTTGTAAGTGTCCACAAGGTTGGGAGggcaaaaattgtgaaatatttaaTCACTGTTACAATTTACCGTGCATGAATAATGGCATTTGTAATAACCACAACTCGTCTTACAGTTGTGATTGTCAGCGAGAATGGAAAGGAATGAACTGTGAAGAATACAATTACTGTTTTAATTCTCCGTGCCTTAACAATGCAACTTGTCGAAACGAAAAAGATTCATTTTTCTGCTCCTGTTCACCTGGGTATTTAGGGAAAACGTGCAATGTCTTCGACCAGTGTCTTTCTCAACCGTGTAAAAATAATGGAACTTGTATAATGAATCAGACCAGTTATGAATGTCGGTGTCATGGCGGGTATATCGGATTACAATGCGAGAACGACCAAAACGAATGCAAGATGGACCTTTGCCCACCAAAGTCATCGTGTTATAATAAGGACGGTGGATACTTGTGTATATGGGAGAGAAGACGAAAACGTGAATCCATTAATCGAA ATCAGAAACACGGTGTATTAGAGTTGCCATTCTCCACAGACAAGACTGACACAGAGACCAGTGTCATCAATGCTCATCGTCTTCTGGAGAAAACTTTTTGTCCATCCAACTCTTCTATGTTTGAACCATTATCGCTACATTTACAAAG